The DNA sequence gatagatagatagatagatagatagatagatacacagacagacaggcagacagacagacagacagacagacagacagacagacagacagacagacagatagatagatagatagatagatagatagatagatagatagatacacagacagacaggcagacagacagacagacagacagacagacagatagatagataaatagatatatagatagagtaacagacagataaatagatagacagacagaaagacagacagacagatagatagatagatagatagatagatagatagatagatagatagatagatagatagatagatattcccTATGAATCTATCTATCCAGTGcctaatctcaaaatggccaaatctCGGATTCATCGCCCTATTTTATGTATATCAAATAAATCAACAAAAATTATAACACATCACAtcttcaaaaacacattttaagatttaagcatttcaattttataacagaATTCCATCCAAAGTAATTgggttatatttaataaaattagatggaataaaacttttaaaagttttattaatttaattatgttaaACATTAGGCCTACGcaaataaatgttgaaatgttgTTATGAAATTataatgcgtaaatcttaaaaataggctaaaatacttttttgagtgCATTACATGATataattaacaaaacaaaaacaggttaAAGGTTGTACAATTTTATCCAGACCTCGCAcataattttacagtttatttcACGCCTTCCCCGCTATATCCGCTTCTTTAATTATACAGTGATCAACACCTCAGTATGCGGAGAGATGAGGTGAATAAGAAAACTGCTCCAATCACATCAGCGGACACGCATCACCTCTGTCAGTAGAGAGATTTCTCCTCTGAGCCGCAGCCGCTCAGTTCTTCAGAAGAGCTCGAGATTGAGGAGCAAACACAAGTTCCCGAGCGCGCACCTGCCCTTTCACAAATACTTCGCAACATCGTCGGTATGTAATTACATTTCtcaaattactttttattcaCGACGCTCTACAGAGTGGTGCTGACCTTAAATGCAGTTTGTATATGTACAATTATCtatgaatgaattaaataaacgaAAGAATCATTAAAAGAGAAAGTGACAAAAGTTCTAGACATAAACGCGTGAAATGTAAGAGGGGAAATTCGCTAATACTACTGGATTTACGATGAAACAGTAACACACACACTTCCTAAAGCCTGCTACCAATTTACTCCGTTTAAGCAACTGATTCTTACTGTGTGGTTGCAAATCATATTTTAATCCTGAGAGTTGAGGTAAGTCAATAATTGATTGTAAAGATTGCAAAGAGAAATACAAATAtgatttgggatttttttttatctttgatcAGCACTGGTCTATGCAGagagtttatttcaattttaagtCTTATCATTTAAATCCAGCATGAAATTAGTTGGTcaaaatgcaaattaataaattttcttctgtttttaatgCGGTTGCTTAGATGTTATATCATCAGATTTATTAACATGGTAATGTGTGACATGTTGATTTTTCTAGAGGCAGCTGGCTAAATCATGGATTGCATTACCTTACTCTTTTTGTCTGAAGATGAAGATGCCTTGAGCTTTAGTGATCGCCTCTGGGATGTTTGAAATAGCCTTTTGACTGAGACTACATCCTATGAAAACATCACATACATATCACAAACCTATAAGAGAGACAAAGTGAATATGAATTTCACGACAAGCTTCCTGAAAAAAGAGCTGCAGCTCTCGAACGCCTTTCTGTCCTTGAATGGCTCTCTCCGTGAAGTTAAGGACTTCAAGAGTGATTATTTCCTCCACCAGGGTGGAGAACTGGAGAGACTGCTTCTATTGACAATCAAGGAGCCTACCACTATCGCTCTCACTGTGATGTATTCATTATCATTTGTGGTGGGCTTCATTGGAAATCTCATGGCCATTCGAATGCTTACCTGCCAGAAGAGTAATAAGATGAAGAGCATCAGTGCCACACGGAGTTTACTCATCAACTTGTCAGTGTGTGACCTGATGGTGGTTTGCATCTGTATGCCCATCACGCTTGGCCACACCATTTACACCGCATGGGTGTATGGAGACCTCCTGTGCCGAGCCGTTCCCTTCATCCAGGCTGTGTCCGTTTCAGCCAGTGTCCTCAGCCTGACCGTCATCAGTGTTAACAGATACTACAGTGTTCACAATCCACTGAATTCCCTCTCCTACTTCACTCAGAAGAAGATCTACATCACTATTGTGGGTGTGTGGGTCGTGTCCTCTGTGATTTGTGCACCTTTACTCTTCATGATCAAGGTGGATGAGATCCACTTGATTGACATTGTAGTGCCAATCTGCAGAGAGCTCTGGCCTCGGGCGACTCTCAAGCAGGCCTACAATGTTCTTCTCTTCGTCGCTCTCTACTGCATACCTGTGACTTTCAACCTGATCATCAGCTTTCTAACAGGCAGGAAGCTCTGGTGGGCTTCTCAACATTTCACTGACTTTGATCCTCACAGCCAGGCCATGCACGCCTCGTGCCTGAAGATGCGCAAGAAGATCGCCAAGGTGGTGGTCACTTTGGTCCttctgttcgctgtctcctggcTCCCACTCTATGTGGCAGATATTCTGATTGACCAGGAGGTCCATCCACCTCACTGGGTTTTGCAGACTCGTCCTTTTGCCCAGTGGTTGGGCCTCACTAACTCCAGCCTCAATCCCATCTGCTATTGTCTCTTAGGCGATTTGTACCGCTCTGCCAGAGCAGTCAGGTCAAAGTATCATCAGAGGATGCTTTCGGTCCTTGGATCTTCCAGCTCTAGAAAACTGTCTCGTTTCCTCTCTCTCAAACAGCAGCAAGCTGACCAGCGACAAGGTGCTGTAAGCCAGGTGTCAATGGAGACCCTCTCTGATTGGTGTTCCAACAACAGCCAGATGGTGTCTATCCAAAGCATATCAGGGAGGATAGTGTCTAGGAGCAATCCTGAATTATCAAACCTGTAGTCAGAcgggaagagttcacccaaaaaatataattctctcattatttactctcccttatgccatctcaaactcacatgactttctgtcttctgtggaacacaggaaATATATTTCATGTAGATATAAGGTATttttgtccatgcaatgcaagctccaaaaaatacaaaatggcagcataaaagtaatccataagacttgagtggtttaatccatgtcttttgaagcgataccattggttttaggtgagaaacggatcatATTTTTAACTATAACTCTTGActaagcagtctccttggcaatcatgatttgaagctcgatgtGTACAGCACTCTGCGCATGTTTCAAGCGCGAGAAAGTTTAATCGAATTTCAAAGCATGATCAGCAAGGAGACTGATGATATCAAGATTTATCCTCGTGTGGCCccatgtccacatgtgtggatgttgtattttggcttcactatatgcaacgcataatttaaatgaattaaatccgactaaatactgttcacaagactctacactgtcatttaagggttaaacttctggtgcattGCATCACGTGACATAACAGCATGTAGCTGATTTCCAGGAAGCGTTACTACAGGcccagtgccaacaaaagtgcctctggtaagaaacccctttaagtttcttgactgaaacctgtttggttgtaaagagtagcatctctagtttcgtttaaaaaatccattcatttttcgtgtgtcagcacgctgataaacatgatgtacacatatgtggaaaatggggcctttttccctcaaaagttgaaataacatgtacattatttttaataactttcaactataacacatctctgggtcattttgcttcatttgaatataaatgtagttttattttattttgttattactgtacaatactgttctattcattaacattagtaaatacattcctatatatttactgtacattttcatattgagaataaatgtattcatctaaaagctgaaaatttttgctttcagagactttatatggagttaggatgaaaataaggtgcatttcaaactgttctgagaccagtgcagacagagagcacactggaggtgaagtcattcactaaatagggagcaagggagcaagggagcaatggtgcatcctatagcttt is a window from the Myxocyprinus asiaticus isolate MX2 ecotype Aquarium Trade chromosome 13, UBuf_Myxa_2, whole genome shotgun sequence genome containing:
- the LOC127450191 gene encoding QRFP-like peptide receptor, with protein sequence MNFTTSFLKKELQLSNAFLSLNGSLREVKDFKSDYFLHQGGELERLLLLTIKEPTTIALTVMYSLSFVVGFIGNLMAIRMLTCQKSNKMKSISATRSLLINLSVCDLMVVCICMPITLGHTIYTAWVYGDLLCRAVPFIQAVSVSASVLSLTVISVNRYYSVHNPLNSLSYFTQKKIYITIVGVWVVSSVICAPLLFMIKVDEIHLIDIVVPICRELWPRATLKQAYNVLLFVALYCIPVTFNLIISFLTGRKLWWASQHFTDFDPHSQAMHASCLKMRKKIAKVVVTLVLLFAVSWLPLYVADILIDQEVHPPHWVLQTRPFAQWLGLTNSSLNPICYCLLGDLYRSARAVRSKYHQRMLSVLGSSSSRKLSRFLSLKQQQADQRQGAVSQVSMETLSDWCSNNSQMVSIQSISGRIVSRSNPELSNL